The Anolis carolinensis isolate JA03-04 chromosome 2, rAnoCar3.1.pri, whole genome shotgun sequence genome contains the following window.
gcagagagagtATGACTCGTCCTGGTCTTTTCCTTGACACAACTCCACgcggtaacaacaacaacagaaacaacaataacagccAGGGAAGTGTAGACAAGAGACAGACCCCTGTGCAGTGGGCGAACTCAGGACAAGCAGCAGAGATGGGGAAATTGGGGCGAGGGATActtttggagcctccggtggctcagtgtgttaaagcactgatctgctgaacttgcagatcgaaaggttccaggttcaaatcccgggagcggaatgagcgccctctgttagctccagctgctgccaacctagcagttcgaaaacatgccatgtgagtagatcaataggtacggctccggcgggaaggtaacggcactccatgcagtcacgccggccacatgaccttggaggtgactacggacaacgtcggctcttcggcttagaaatggagatgagcaccaacccccagagtcggacacgactggacttaacgtcaggggaaccctttaccttttccttataCTTTTGCCCTTCTTGGGGGACCGACTAGATCTCTTCTGGGGACCCCTTCTGTGTCTGCGAGGCTCCATTAACCCCAGAAGGGCAGAGGAGCCCTCTCCCCAATTCCGCCCATTCCAGGAGCCCCCCTTTTGGACCTTtcacaagaacaacaacagcatCACCCGAAACGCGCCGAGTTTCGCCCTCCTTACTTACCTGtccgcgaggaggaggaggccgaaGCAGGGACCGCGCCTTTGCGCGAGTTTTTCCCCGGCATCATTTCGCTTTGGTCCCGCCTGTGGGttcgagaaggaggaggaaaaaatcgTAGGCTTCTTCGGCTACTTTGGCCcagctcccttccttccttctcgccTTCCCGCCGCGCAAGTGCCCGCTTCTCGCCGGGCGCGCCAAGGCAAAGCAAGTGCCGGGGGTTTCCCAGTGACGTCAAGGAGGAATCCCCGCCCCCTCGGGTGGCCCGCCGCCCAATCAGAAGCCGGGTCCTCCTGGGCAAGTGGGGGCAAGTTGccggccggaggaggaggaggcggaggaggaggcggagagaTGAAAATCCCCAGGTGATCCAATCCATCCATACGCTGCAGAATGAATACAGTATGATATCACTGTCGCTCGCTGCCATAGAACCCTGGACGTTGTTGTTTGGTtccactccttggcagagaaggctgcagaccttggaaaactacaattctcatgatagaaataatgcagtttgacaccccttgaactgccatggctcaatgttgttaGACTATTTAGAGCTATACAGTactttttggcaaagaagaccttgtaaaactacaactcatagaattggaagaggcctcaggggccatccagtccaaccccctgacaagaagtaggaaaatcacattcagagcacccccgaaagatagccatccagcctctgcttaaaagcctccaccagatCAAATGGGAACTGTGCCTTTGAGGTATTTACATGACCAAAGAGCCagtagtgcatctacaccaggcatgggcaaacttgggccttccaggtgttttggaattcaactcccgcaattcctaacagcctcctaacagccggtaggaccaccaaacacagcattgcccaaacaagaatcaaggaaagtgaaaggcactgcagaccaatccaaccagagaagtcagccatagcagagcacttgaggaaccaacctggacctgGACACAgcttattattggagaacacagaagtgctggaccactctaaccaccaccatgtcagactgcacagagaagccattgaaatccacaagcatgtggacagtttcaacagaaaggaggaaaccatgaaaatgaacaaaatctggctaccagtattaaaaaaaactctaaaatcaggacagtacataaagagcaacattcaaaaagcaggggaattccagacaaggatcgatcagggccagctaacacctcccaacaaaggattccatcaggtagtaagcagccagaccttgaagctgaaagcctattaaatgctaatcaaggtggcaaattgtaaTTGTACTCTGAAGTAATCTTCATGcccagaaatacaaagtctgtcacttcctccatgttttctccctctatttgccagttatcaatcagtctggttgccataattttggttttcttgatgtttaactgcagcccagcttttgcactttcttcttggtgataaggctcctcagcaactcctcgctttcagccatcaaagtggtatcatctgcatacctaaggttgttaatgtttcttccagcaattttaactccagccttggattcatcaagccctgcacgttgcattatgtgttctgcatacaagttgaatagggagggtgagagtatacaaccCTGCCATACTTTTTCCCCAAGCTCAAACCAGTCTGTTgctctgtggtctgttcttactgttggctacttggtcattatacagattcctcaggagacagaaattgccacaatttattatgatccacagagtcaaaggctttagaatagtcaataaaacagaaatatatgttttttctgaaactccttggcttcctccattatccagcagatattggcaattcggtctttcattcctctgccttttctaaacccagcttgtgcATCTGGCacctctcactccatgtattgctggagtctgccttgcagcaTCTTGAGCAttgccttactggcatgggagatAAGTGCCACTGtgcagaagtttgagcattctttagcattttcctttttttggtatggggatgtaagttgattttatgttgtattattcacatgttgtaagccactctgagtccccaccGGGGaggtggggcaggatataaataaaatttattattattattgacacaacaacattgtatgacacagcaaacaagatagatatgctggatttcgtatcacaaaatcacaagtcaaacacttcccaagtgtctaggactgtgtgatgtattttcggatgatgcgtgcagatcccagcagggtggccttttgcagttggcagatcgtgattttgtcaatgcctattgtttccatatgccggctgagatcttttggcacggcacccaatgtgccgatcaccacaggaccacctgtactggtttctgccagagtctttgaagttcaatcttgaggtcctgatagcggctgagtttttcctgttgtttttcgtcaatgctacTATCAccagggatggcaacatcaatgatccaaaccttttttccccccacaactatgatgtctggtgtgttgtcttccagaactttgtcagtctggattcggaagtcccacagtatctttgcctgctcattttccaatacttttgcaggtttgtgatcccaccagttctttactgcagggaggtggtacttgaggcataagttccaatgaatcatttgtgccacatagttgtgcctctgtttgtagtctgtctgtacgattttcttacagcagctgaggatatgatcaatggtttcatcggtttctttgcagagtctacattttgggtcatcagctgatttttcgatcttggccttaactgcatttgttctgatggcttgctcctgggctgcaaggatcaggccttctgtctccttcttcagggtcccattcgtgagccatagccagatcttctccttatcagcttttccttcaattttgtcaaggaactttccatgcaatgttttgttgtgccaggtgTCATctttagtttgtagtgtggttttcttgttacttacttacttacttaggcgatcccttgtagttcgaggatgatgttcctccatttcttggaagatgcctgtgcatgatttttttttaatgtgtggaggtcggtgcacggccggtcaacacacagtcttcacagattgaggtcccagcagtggagggattaacacaacgagagtggcttctcagtctgttgcagccttcttctgccttcacagccgttgtaacatgtaccatgttatcctccacctgctccgccattgaggtctttgggtactttggattgttcttggtctggatccccccctgtggccactcctgggagtgtgtgactcctgtggttgtgcccgcaggttcattggaacacgcaagccccctcaccacgtcaaggtgacaatccattgagggggaggttttcttgtactgattttttgtctgctgtgctttgaggagtttctgatttttgacttcaatcaaagcaggttcttcactttgctttacatattctgccagggcatgttcttcttctttgactgcttgttttacttgtaagagtcctctgccacctgatcttctaggcagatatagccggtcaacatcactgcgagggtgcagtgaatgatgaatggtcatgagttttcttgtttttctgtccaaattgtccagttccacctgtgtccaatatataatgccagcagtatatcttatgacagatatggcccaggtgtttatggccttgatggcgttgcctccattgagcttgcttttgagaatttttctgaccctttgtgtgtattctttgctgaccacagttttcacatgttcatgcttgatgttgtccagctgtaatatgcccagatatttataggcctctggttggtgacactttattgtttggccattaggcatatttatgccctcactttcaatgatttttcccttcttcaatgccactgtcgaacatttgtccaaaccaaactccatgttgatatcagtgctaaacattcggacagtgttagtcagagactggatttcagtttgcgttttcccatacagcttcaggtcatccatgtacatcagattattattattattattattattattattattattattattattatttgaaacacaacaagatgagaccacagcagacactctgctggctgttgtattggatcacacatcagacacttcccaagtgtctaggaatatgtgatgtattggcgaataatgcgtgcagatcccagtaaggtggccttctgcagctggcaggtggtaattttgtcagcgccaattgtgtttaggtgcaggccaaggtctttaggcactgcacccagtgtgccaatcaccactgggaccaccttcagATTCAAACATCATCCCAGGAGGTGAATGCCATTCATTGGATTGTCTCTTAGGATGGATTCAGTTTATCTCCGATCGAAAAACTCGTAGGAGGCTGCTTTGGGGGGATTTCCACAGCTTTGCTGGAGGAGGTTTTGTCCCTCACATCAATGGAAGGAGCAGCTTGTGCAGCCCTTTTCTTTCAAACTATGGAGAAGGGACTTTTTTGTGCAGCAACCTTCAAAATCCTTGATCGAGTGAGGTGGttgtaggattctgggagttatagtttgaaaaaagccTTCATAAGATTCATTGAAGCAAATTCAGTAGCCCATCTTAACAAAAACATCATTTGCAGGGATATAGGTTGACATTTTAAGCAAGATGAGAATTAGatgattttatgttctgtttatgTTCGAAAAGAGGCATgggcaacttgggccctccaggtgttttggacttcaactcccacaattcctaacagccgatagccaataggctgttaggaattgtgggagttgaagtccaaaacacctggaggggccaagtttggcTATGCCTAATCTATACtatacaatgaatgcagtttgacactgctgcaGTTTTGTGAGGCAGCAGCACTTTCACAGAGAGAGTTAAAACCCttataaaactatagctcccattacTCTATAACATTAagctctggcagttaaagtgatgtcaaactgcatcctggGAGGTTCGACAGCCTTCTTCTCCCCCCAACTTCCTCCCCAGTTTCGATTTCTCTTTCAGTAACtctgcaattcccagaaacccaaaTTGTGCCATTTTCGTTTCATCACAGGCCACATTGACATTGTAGAGTCACTGCAGCTTGTTATTCTTTTAACTCCCCTGGCTGTATGGGAGTTACATCTTTTCAAGTTTGTCAACCTCTGCCCATGAGTGCTGGTGCATCaggaaactacagatcccaagattccatagccttgagctatgacaattaaaagGAGATCAAACTGTGTTGATTCTACAGTGTCAGTTCACCCTATGATGAAACAAAAGTAGCTTTAGCTCAGAAAGCTGCAAAGGCAGCCACAAAATGACGCAATGGAGGGCTTCCTGCC
Protein-coding sequences here:
- the pmaip1 gene encoding phorbol-12-myristate-13-acetate-induced protein 1, with amino-acid sequence MDWITWGFSSLRLLLRLLLLRPATCPHLPRRTRLLIGRRATRGGGDSSLTSLGNPRHLLCLGAPGEKRALARREGEKEGRELGQSSRRSLRFFPPPSRTHRRDQSEMMPGKNSRKGAVPASASSSSRTESEVAAECALQLRVIGDKWNLRQRILNMISKIFCPGRGE